In the genome of Paenibacillus pabuli, one region contains:
- a CDS encoding beta-glucoside-specific PTS transporter subunit IIABC: MKHQETAQEIIKAVGGTNNINSVYHCVTRLRFDLKDNDKVDNNSLKKLDKVMGTNISGDQFQVIIGNDVSKVFDAMVKEHPAIQQSSENKQAKPEKNKNVILNIFETIAGVFAPMLPAITAAGMLKGLLALFVSVGWMSAGTDTYRILSAIGDGVFHYLPLLIAVSAARKFGSNPFVAIALGTALMYPDMTTLLSSGESVGFLGIPVTAVSYASSVIPILLAVWLMSYVEKWVDRVIPAALKLLLVPLITLLVMVPVTLIAIGPLGTFVGSGLSGGINWLLNEGGLIAGIVLGGAMALIIMTGMHYALVPIILSNIATLGFDKFLPLTYISNMGQAGATLGVFFRAKDKKLKTVALSTSFTALMGVTEPAMYGVNMKYKKPFAAAMIGSAVGGGFALAFGAKAYVLAGNGGLPGLPALIGQTFWYSLGGMILAFVVGAIMSTAFGIKEEEGDAEALAQFSPGASATPAAVPSSNAATVNVDEMDAPTPTSDAVAVAPMTGKAIALKEVNDPTFGDELMGKGVAFVPTVGELVSPVTGTIMNVFKTKHAIVVRSDNGMELLIHVGINTVKLRGQYFEAHVATGARVQAGDKLLTFELDQIAKEYDITTAMVVTNTADYKQVLPVKLGAITTGEEVLKAEI; this comes from the coding sequence ATGAAACATCAGGAAACGGCACAGGAAATCATCAAAGCCGTTGGGGGAACAAACAATATCAACTCGGTGTATCACTGCGTTACTCGACTGCGCTTTGATCTGAAAGACAACGATAAAGTGGACAATAACTCACTCAAGAAGCTGGACAAAGTCATGGGAACGAATATCTCAGGAGATCAATTTCAGGTGATTATCGGGAATGACGTATCCAAAGTATTCGATGCGATGGTGAAGGAACATCCGGCAATACAGCAAAGTTCAGAAAATAAACAGGCTAAACCGGAAAAAAATAAAAATGTAATTCTTAATATTTTTGAGACGATTGCGGGTGTCTTCGCACCAATGCTGCCAGCGATTACAGCTGCGGGTATGCTCAAAGGATTACTTGCCCTGTTCGTGTCTGTAGGCTGGATGTCTGCTGGAACAGATACGTACCGTATTCTTTCAGCCATTGGTGACGGCGTATTCCATTACCTTCCTTTACTGATTGCAGTCAGCGCTGCTCGTAAATTTGGCAGTAATCCATTTGTTGCGATTGCACTGGGAACAGCCCTAATGTATCCAGACATGACAACATTGTTATCTAGCGGTGAATCGGTTGGATTTTTGGGAATCCCGGTTACAGCAGTAAGTTATGCTTCATCTGTAATTCCGATTTTACTCGCTGTATGGTTGATGTCCTATGTTGAGAAGTGGGTTGACCGCGTTATCCCTGCTGCACTCAAGCTATTGCTTGTGCCGCTGATTACTTTGCTTGTTATGGTTCCCGTAACGCTGATTGCGATTGGACCACTTGGTACATTTGTAGGTAGCGGCTTATCCGGTGGTATTAACTGGCTGCTGAATGAAGGCGGATTAATTGCGGGTATCGTTCTGGGCGGCGCGATGGCGCTCATTATTATGACTGGTATGCACTATGCGCTCGTACCGATCATCCTGAGCAATATTGCTACATTAGGCTTTGATAAATTCTTGCCACTGACGTATATCTCCAATATGGGACAGGCCGGAGCGACGTTGGGCGTATTCTTCCGTGCAAAAGACAAAAAGCTGAAAACTGTTGCATTGTCCACCAGCTTCACAGCTCTGATGGGTGTAACCGAGCCAGCAATGTACGGCGTGAACATGAAATATAAAAAACCGTTTGCTGCAGCAATGATCGGTAGTGCTGTAGGTGGCGGATTTGCCCTGGCCTTCGGGGCAAAGGCTTATGTGCTTGCAGGTAACGGCGGACTTCCTGGACTGCCCGCCCTGATTGGACAGACGTTCTGGTATTCCCTCGGTGGTATGATCCTAGCCTTTGTAGTAGGGGCGATTATGTCGACTGCATTCGGAATCAAGGAAGAAGAAGGAGACGCTGAGGCGCTCGCTCAATTCTCACCAGGCGCTTCTGCGACACCAGCGGCGGTACCGTCCAGCAATGCTGCAACCGTGAACGTGGACGAAATGGATGCTCCAACACCAACAAGTGATGCGGTAGCTGTTGCACCGATGACAGGTAAAGCGATCGCACTTAAAGAAGTCAATGATCCAACGTTTGGCGATGAATTGATGGGTAAAGGTGTGGCATTTGTTCCAACGGTGGGCGAACTGGTGTCACCAGTTACAGGTACCATCATGAATGTGTTCAAAACAAAACATGCGATCGTCGTTCGCAGTGATAACGGAATGGAGCTTCTGATCCATGTGGGAATCAACACCGTGAAACTGCGCGGTCAGTATTTTGAAGCCCATGTTGCTACGGGAGCACGTGTACAGGCAGGGGACAAATTGCTCACGTTTGAACTTGATCAAATCGCCAAGGAATATGACATTACAACGGCGATGGTCGTTACGAATACAGCAGATTACAAGCAGGTTCTGCCTGTGAAATTGGGAGCAATTACGACCGGTGAAGAAGTATTGAAAGCTGAAATTTAA
- the licT gene encoding BglG family transcription antiterminator LicT, with product MIIKQIFNNNIVSTVDDKNQELLILGRGIGFKFKAGDEIDEERIEKVFRLQDASIYEKFKSIVTEVPIEILQATDDIVTLARTQLNKTISDGIYVSLSDHIHFAVQRLEKGMITRNPLSWEVQHFYKAEFDVAREALTLLKERLDVEFPKDEICNIALHFINAEVNDSMNDVTHLMQLLQEIMNIIKYHFNVELDEDSVNYFRFITHLKYFCQRVITHSSHDDAEEYLYEVVRKNYPETFKCIGKIETFIHKNYQYDMTHSEQLYLTLHLERLMKPKREQ from the coding sequence ATGATTATTAAACAGATATTTAATAACAATATTGTCAGTACCGTGGATGACAAAAATCAGGAACTGCTGATCCTCGGCCGGGGTATCGGGTTTAAGTTCAAGGCAGGCGATGAGATTGATGAAGAGCGGATCGAGAAAGTATTCCGGCTTCAGGATGCATCGATCTATGAGAAGTTCAAGTCCATCGTCACGGAAGTGCCGATTGAAATCCTGCAGGCGACAGATGATATTGTGACGCTGGCGCGTACACAATTGAACAAAACCATCAGTGACGGGATTTATGTCTCACTGTCTGATCACATTCATTTTGCTGTCCAGCGTCTGGAAAAGGGAATGATTACTCGCAATCCGCTCTCCTGGGAAGTGCAGCATTTTTACAAGGCCGAGTTCGACGTGGCCCGGGAAGCGCTCACCTTGCTCAAGGAAAGGCTGGATGTGGAGTTTCCGAAGGATGAAATATGCAACATCGCGCTGCATTTCATCAATGCGGAAGTTAATGATTCCATGAACGATGTCACTCATCTGATGCAGCTGCTCCAGGAGATCATGAACATTATCAAATATCACTTCAATGTTGAATTGGATGAAGATAGCGTCAACTATTTCCGTTTCATTACTCATTTGAAGTATTTCTGCCAACGCGTAATTACTCACTCGTCACATGACGATGCGGAGGAGTATTTATACGAGGTCGTTCGGAAAAACTATCCCGAAACCTTCAAATGTATCGGCAAGATTGAGACTTTTATCCATAAGAACTATCAGTATGATATGACACATTCGGAACAGTTGTATCTGACCCTTCATCTGGAGCGGTTGATGAAACCGAAGCGTGAGCAATGA